The following proteins are encoded in a genomic region of Burkholderia pyrrocinia:
- the hda gene encoding DnaA regulatory inactivator Hda, translated as MSRQLTLDLGTPPPATFDNFIMSEENGELITRLQKLDLALAAGPVPDRSFYIWGEPGSGRSHLLQALVSDASYGYARYLTPQSPLGAFTFDPRIGIYAIDDCDRMTDTQQVALFNLFNEVRAHPSSAFVAAGPAAPLALDVREDLRTRLGWGLVFHLSPPSDAGKIAVLKLAAKERGIALTDDIAAYLLTHFRRDMPSLMALLDALDRFSLEQKRAVTLPLLRRMLARPGDDITPPGTGPNRFE; from the coding sequence GTGTCCCGTCAACTGACGCTCGATCTCGGCACGCCGCCGCCCGCCACGTTCGACAACTTCATCATGAGCGAGGAGAACGGCGAGCTCATCACGCGGCTCCAGAAGCTCGACCTCGCGCTCGCGGCCGGCCCCGTGCCGGACCGGTCGTTCTATATCTGGGGCGAGCCCGGCAGCGGCCGCAGCCACCTGCTGCAGGCGCTCGTGAGCGACGCGTCATACGGTTATGCGCGCTATCTGACGCCGCAGAGCCCGCTCGGCGCGTTCACGTTCGACCCGCGCATCGGCATCTACGCGATCGACGACTGCGACCGGATGACCGACACGCAGCAGGTCGCGCTGTTCAACCTGTTCAACGAGGTCCGCGCGCATCCGTCGAGCGCGTTCGTCGCGGCGGGCCCCGCGGCGCCGCTCGCGCTCGACGTGCGCGAGGATCTCCGCACGCGCCTCGGCTGGGGGCTCGTGTTCCACCTGTCGCCGCCGTCCGACGCCGGCAAGATCGCCGTGCTCAAGCTTGCGGCGAAGGAGCGCGGGATCGCGCTCACCGACGACATCGCAGCCTACCTGCTGACCCATTTCCGCCGCGACATGCCGAGCCTGATGGCGCTGCTCGACGCGCTCGACCGCTTCTCGCTCGAGCAAAAACGCGCTGTCACGCTGCCGCTGCTGCGCCGGATGCTGGCCCGTCCCGGCGACGACATCACACCTCCGGGCACCGGCCCGAACCGCTTCGAGTAA
- a CDS encoding HAD family hydrolase: MTNLALFDLDHTLIPTDSDHEWGRFMVKLGIVDAESFSRQNDQFFADYKAGKLDIHAYLTAMLTPLAKYSRAQLAEWHEQYMHEVIRPAMTPAALELVRKHLDAGDLCCVVTATNEFITRPIASAFGVDTLIACEVETTDGHPDSPYTGRPTGTPSYREGKIVRTEAWLASLGKHWDDFAHSYFYSDSHNDIPLLEKVTDPIATNPDDTLRAHASNRGWRILDLF; encoded by the coding sequence ATGACTAATCTGGCACTCTTTGACCTCGATCACACGCTGATCCCGACCGATAGCGACCACGAATGGGGTCGCTTCATGGTGAAGCTCGGCATCGTCGACGCGGAAAGCTTCTCGCGTCAGAACGATCAGTTCTTCGCCGACTACAAGGCCGGCAAGCTCGACATCCACGCGTACCTCACGGCGATGCTCACGCCGCTCGCGAAGTATTCGCGCGCGCAGCTCGCCGAATGGCACGAGCAATACATGCACGAGGTGATCCGCCCCGCAATGACGCCCGCCGCGCTCGAACTCGTGCGCAAGCATCTCGATGCGGGCGACCTGTGCTGCGTCGTGACGGCGACCAACGAATTCATCACGCGCCCGATCGCATCGGCGTTCGGCGTCGACACGCTGATCGCGTGCGAGGTCGAAACGACCGACGGGCATCCCGATTCACCGTACACGGGCCGGCCGACCGGCACACCGAGCTATCGCGAAGGCAAGATCGTGCGTACCGAAGCGTGGCTCGCGTCGCTCGGCAAGCACTGGGACGACTTCGCGCACAGCTACTTCTACAGCGACTCGCACAACGACATCCCGCTGCTCGAGAAAGTCACCGACCCGATCGCGACCAACCCTGACGACACGCTGCGCGCGCATGCAAGCAACCGCGGCTGGCGTATCCTCGATCTCTTCTGA
- a CDS encoding YybH family protein — translation MTEDERAIRELVENWFVSSRRGDLATVLDLIADDAIFMVAGKPPFDKAAFAAASREANAGAEHAPKIDGRYRIDELRVMGDWAYMRNFLEIDATPPGGETIRRSGHTLTIFRKADGRWQLVRDANLVTLVH, via the coding sequence ATGACCGAAGATGAACGCGCGATCCGCGAGCTCGTGGAAAACTGGTTCGTGTCGAGCCGGCGCGGCGATCTGGCGACCGTGCTCGACCTGATCGCCGACGACGCGATCTTCATGGTGGCCGGCAAGCCGCCGTTCGACAAGGCGGCATTCGCGGCCGCGTCGCGTGAAGCGAACGCGGGTGCGGAGCACGCGCCGAAGATCGACGGCCGCTACCGGATCGACGAACTGCGCGTGATGGGCGACTGGGCGTACATGCGCAATTTCCTCGAGATCGACGCGACGCCGCCGGGCGGCGAGACGATACGCCGTTCGGGCCATACGCTGACGATCTTCCGCAAGGCCGACGGCCGCTGGCAACTCGTGCGCGATGCGAATCTCGTGACGCTCGTGCACTGA
- the folK gene encoding 2-amino-4-hydroxy-6-hydroxymethyldihydropteridine diphosphokinase, producing MTVAYIGLGANLGDARQTLKDAVVCLAQQRTISVLGKSSLYRTAPFEAGGDDYYNCVVKLDTTLSARELLALCQKIEHHFGRERPYRNAPRTLDLDILLFGADSIDEPDLIVPHPRLTDRAFALVPLVEIEPALDIPARGRADAFLAAVADQRVEKVQTCQCLMQKALAAGEDADKNPCR from the coding sequence ATGACGGTTGCATATATCGGACTGGGGGCGAATCTCGGCGATGCGCGCCAGACCCTGAAGGACGCGGTGGTGTGCCTCGCTCAACAGCGCACCATCTCGGTCCTCGGCAAATCGAGCCTGTATCGCACGGCGCCGTTCGAAGCGGGCGGCGACGACTACTACAACTGCGTCGTCAAGCTCGACACGACGCTCTCGGCCCGCGAACTGCTCGCGCTCTGCCAGAAGATCGAGCATCACTTCGGCCGCGAGCGCCCATATCGCAACGCGCCGCGCACGCTCGATCTCGACATCCTGCTGTTCGGCGCCGACTCGATCGACGAACCCGACCTGATCGTCCCGCACCCGCGCCTCACCGACCGTGCGTTCGCGCTCGTGCCGCTCGTCGAAATCGAGCCGGCGCTCGACATCCCCGCGCGCGGCCGCGCCGATGCCTTCCTCGCCGCCGTCGCCGACCAGCGCGTCGAAAAGGTACAGACCTGCCAGTGCCTGATGCAGAAGGCGCTCGCTGCCGGCGAAGACGCCGACAAGAACCCCTGCCGATGA
- the pcnB gene encoding polynucleotide adenylyltransferase PcnB gives MIKKFIRKLLGQDETEQTPPATAPADEAAPAAPRTSKAARGGGAKKPRSNHEPTVVQASVHGIDPSLISKNAVRVTDTLQQAGFRAFIVGGAVRDLLFGIAPKDFDVATDATPTEVQRLFRRARLIGRRFQIVHVQFGQELIEVSTFRALVDAPPEAAAAAEPPKRLKRDELDRRTHAVDASGRVLRDNVWGEQHEDAARRDFTINAMYYDPSTQTVLDYHDGMADMRARLLRMIGDPATRFREDPVRMLRVVRFAAKLGFEIEPHTREPINALADLINNVPAARLFDEMLKLLLSGHALACLTRLRKEGLHHGLLPLLDVVLEQPQGEKFITLALNNTDARVRAGKPVSPGFLFATLLWHDMRQRFEQYTAEGEIPVPALHRAMDDVLDMQTEKLAIHKRYSADMREIWGLQLRLEKRSGRSAMRLLEHQRFRAGYDFLLLRCESGELDADVGQWWTDFIEGDAAARETLLTQGGSKEKSPRKRRRRGGARNRQPGEGAAEQAPDTAGGSDD, from the coding sequence GTGATCAAAAAATTCATTCGCAAGCTGCTCGGCCAGGACGAAACCGAGCAAACGCCCCCCGCAACGGCCCCGGCCGACGAAGCGGCCCCTGCTGCCCCGCGCACCTCGAAGGCCGCTCGCGGCGGCGGCGCGAAGAAACCGCGCAGCAACCATGAGCCGACCGTCGTACAGGCCAGCGTGCACGGCATCGATCCGTCGCTGATCTCGAAGAATGCCGTGCGCGTGACCGACACGCTGCAGCAGGCGGGCTTTCGCGCGTTCATCGTCGGCGGCGCGGTGCGCGATCTGCTGTTCGGCATCGCGCCGAAGGACTTCGACGTCGCGACCGACGCGACGCCCACCGAAGTGCAGCGCCTGTTCCGCCGCGCGCGCCTGATCGGCCGACGCTTCCAGATCGTCCACGTGCAGTTCGGCCAGGAACTGATCGAGGTGTCGACGTTCCGCGCGCTGGTCGACGCCCCGCCCGAGGCTGCTGCCGCGGCCGAGCCGCCGAAGCGCCTGAAGCGCGACGAACTCGATCGCCGCACGCATGCGGTCGACGCGAGCGGCCGCGTGCTGCGCGACAACGTGTGGGGCGAGCAGCATGAAGATGCCGCGCGCCGCGACTTCACGATCAACGCGATGTACTACGACCCGTCGACGCAGACGGTGCTCGACTACCACGACGGGATGGCCGACATGCGCGCCCGCCTGCTGCGGATGATCGGCGATCCGGCCACGCGTTTCCGCGAGGATCCGGTGCGGATGCTGCGCGTCGTGCGCTTCGCGGCGAAGCTCGGCTTCGAGATCGAACCGCACACGCGCGAGCCGATCAACGCGCTCGCCGACCTGATCAACAACGTGCCGGCCGCGCGCCTGTTCGACGAAATGCTGAAGCTGCTGCTGTCGGGCCACGCACTCGCGTGCCTGACGCGGCTGCGCAAGGAAGGCCTGCACCACGGGCTGCTGCCGCTCCTCGACGTCGTGCTCGAACAGCCGCAGGGCGAGAAGTTCATCACGCTCGCGCTGAACAACACCGACGCGCGCGTGCGCGCCGGCAAGCCGGTGTCGCCGGGCTTCCTGTTCGCGACGCTGCTGTGGCACGACATGCGCCAGCGCTTCGAGCAATACACGGCCGAAGGCGAAATCCCGGTGCCGGCGCTCCATCGCGCGATGGACGACGTGCTCGACATGCAGACCGAGAAACTCGCGATCCACAAGCGTTATTCGGCCGACATGCGCGAGATCTGGGGCCTGCAGCTGCGCCTCGAGAAACGCTCGGGCCGCAGCGCGATGCGGCTGCTGGAACACCAAAGGTTTAGAGCGGGGTATGATTTCCTCCTGTTACGCTGCGAATCCGGCGAGCTCGATGCGGATGTCGGACAGTGGTGGACGGATTTCATCGAAGGCGACGCGGCTGCTCGCGAGACATTGCTCACGCAGGGCGGCTCGAAGGAAAAATCGCCCCGCAAGCGGCGCCGCCGTGGCGGCGCGCGAAACCGCCAGCCGGGTGAAGGTGCCGCCGAGCAGGCACCGGACACCGCGGGCGGGTCCGACGACTGA
- the purM gene encoding phosphoribosylformylglycinamidine cyclo-ligase: MNPPKSAPDAQGLSYRDAGVDIDAGDALIDKIKPFAKKTLRDGVLGGIGGFGALFEVPKKYREPVLVSGTDGVGTKLKLAFHLNKHDTVGQDLVAMSVNDILVQGAEPLFFLDYFACGKLDVDTAATVVKGIAQGCELSGCALIGGETAEMPGMYPDGEYDLAGFAVGAVEKSKIIDGSTIAEGDVVLGLASSGIHSNGFSLVRKIIERANPDLSADFHGRSLADALMAPTRIYVKPLLALMQKLPVKGMAHITGGGLVENIPRVLREGLTAELDQNAWPLPPLFKWLQEHGGVADAEMHRVFNCGIGMAVIVAAADADAAIADLTAAGEQVWKIGTVRATREGEAQTVVV, translated from the coding sequence ATGAATCCTCCGAAATCCGCTCCTGACGCTCAGGGTCTGTCCTATCGCGACGCAGGCGTCGACATCGACGCAGGCGACGCGCTCATCGACAAGATCAAGCCTTTTGCGAAGAAAACCCTGCGCGACGGCGTGCTCGGCGGCATCGGCGGGTTCGGCGCGCTGTTCGAAGTGCCGAAGAAGTATCGCGAGCCCGTGCTCGTGTCGGGCACCGACGGCGTGGGCACCAAGCTCAAGCTGGCGTTTCATCTGAACAAACACGACACGGTCGGCCAGGATCTCGTCGCGATGAGCGTGAACGACATCCTCGTGCAGGGCGCCGAGCCGCTGTTCTTCCTCGACTACTTCGCGTGCGGCAAGCTCGACGTCGACACGGCCGCGACCGTCGTCAAGGGCATCGCGCAAGGCTGCGAACTGTCGGGCTGCGCGCTGATCGGCGGCGAAACCGCCGAAATGCCGGGCATGTACCCGGACGGCGAATACGATCTGGCCGGCTTCGCGGTCGGCGCGGTCGAGAAGAGCAAGATCATCGACGGCAGCACGATCGCCGAAGGCGACGTGGTGCTGGGCCTCGCATCGAGCGGCATCCACTCGAACGGCTTCTCGCTCGTGCGCAAGATCATCGAGCGCGCGAACCCCGACCTGTCGGCCGATTTCCACGGCCGCTCGCTCGCCGACGCGCTGATGGCGCCGACCCGCATCTACGTGAAGCCGCTGCTTGCGCTGATGCAGAAGCTGCCGGTGAAGGGCATGGCGCACATCACGGGCGGCGGTCTCGTCGAGAACATTCCGCGCGTGCTGCGCGAAGGCCTCACCGCCGAGCTCGACCAGAACGCATGGCCGCTGCCGCCGCTGTTCAAGTGGCTGCAGGAGCACGGCGGCGTCGCCGATGCGGAAATGCACCGCGTGTTCAACTGCGGGATCGGCATGGCCGTGATCGTCGCGGCGGCCGATGCCGATGCAGCGATCGCCGACCTGACCGCCGCCGGCGAACAGGTGTGGAAGATCGGTACCGTGCGCGCGACCCGCGAAGGCGAGGCGCAGACGGTCGTGGTCTGA